The DNA window TTCAGCCTTAAGATCAGTCACTCCAGCAGAGGAGCATGACGACGCATCGGCGGATGATGTAGAGCCTGGCCTTCTGCTCCCTCAGCACCCTCTGCAgcttccccctctgctgctgcttcttCCCTTTCTCCATGTTTGCCAACACCTAGGGGTTCAGCGAAGCAATTGTGCAAAGGTTTAAGTTCCTGAGCTGAGCTGTGCTCTCCTTGGGATGATGCTAGTGATGGGGTGGAGATGCTGGGCAGTGATTCAGCGCTTCTTTATATAGACAGTGCCAGGGATCTCAAGACTTCCACATACACCCACCAGCCACCCCACATGCAGTCAACACTTTTGTGCCTTAGAGGGGACACTTCTGAGTCTAAGTGCATGCTCCAGCTCTTTTTCTATTGCTTAGGATAAGGGTTTAGGGGCAGATAGGATACTTACATGCATTGTAATGTGGTCATGGATGGACCCTTGATGGGTGCTGAGGAGCAGCGCGCCATGATTGAggaccgtgcgccgcgccgcggacAGGATCAAGTGGCCATCCATGCTTGCCTGCAGCAAGATTGATTCACGGATTGTTTAATGGAACCAAGGCGGTCTGTTCATGGCCCTCAAGCATTCAAGGTTACCTGAAAAGCTGCTGCTGGGGTTGCTCAGGGATGCAGTTAACCCTTTACACTGCTAAACGGGCACTCATTGACAGGCTGTAGGAGTAGGCTGGAAGATGGAAAAACAACTGGAGAATGGACTCGATAACAGAATTTGTTTCTGCTCCTTACCTGCagatatgtcatgtgcattGTTCATATCGGCTACAACAACTCCAATCAGATCCATGCTTGGACGTTCCTGACGAATATAATAGAATTTCTCCCACACCCCAGGCAGAGGTAGAGCGAGTTTGTATTTCCATTTCATATTTTCATATGTTGAAAACAACAGATTGGGGAATTGTGAGGAGACAACACTTAGTTAGGAATTCAGAGATGCATCATCCATGTCAACACAATTCAAGGAATACTAGTGCATGCATCTGTCAACCAGGTAACATAAAATGGTAAACATGGACATCACATCCACTATAGAAAATTGCCATTATCAGATTTAGCCGACTCTTGGCACTGCATGTTCTCATTCCACAAGAACAACAACATTTTGGTTGGCGCTAGGCGATATTGATGAACTGATTGCAGAGAGAGCTAAAGTAACTTCATCAATTAATCTAATCAGCGTAACCTTTCAACAGGTTGAAACGGCATATTAGAGGCCCCTAAACTAGACTAGCAACAGCTTAGCATTGGGCCACTGCAGACAGAGCAAAACTAACAAAGTGAACATTATTAACCAAAGCGCTAGTGGTGCACTAGGCAACGAATCAAAAGCACTGAACTGCAAGTCCAAGACCAAACGGTAACCGTGATCCAGTACAGCATTTGCAGATCTTCAACACTGGCACAAAGCAAAATGGTGTACAAAATGGAAGAGTCAATTAGGACATGTTATTAACAGCTACAGGTAAATCAAGGAGTAATACAATTGTACATACCTGGAAGTACAGGTAACAGAAATCAGATAATTACAGGTCATATGCTTTTCCTTCCCTTTTGCAAATAAGCTCGCCATGATACATAAAAGCTTACTTAGCATGTGTTGAATATGCACAATTATCTTAATCCGGAGGCCAAGTGATGGGAAAATAAGGAAAGCAACCAAAGATGCTCACATGGTTAAGATTCAACCCATTGACCAGGACCTAAATGCTGGTTAACATGAGACAGTGCTTGTGTGCTACATGACCAGCATTGAGACATGGTATGTCACATGCTTGACTAGCATTCAGCCAAAAGATTCAACACAAAGTCAGCCAGTGTTGCATGCACCTATTGTCACCAATCATAATCCATAGAATCAAGTTCTGTATTGAAGCCCAGCAAACATAATACATCCATATGCTAAACAAAAAAAATCATAACCAGAATATTATCATTCATGGTAGGACCTTAACAAAGATAATCACAAAAATTAACATATGGAGAACTTATCAAGTGGCAAGAGGCAGGAAAACCCAATACATATATCAAGTACATGTCTTGCTTTTGACTGGCAATTACGCAAAAGGCATGAAAATACACTAATAAATAATACAACATCAAACGGCTAAAATGCCCACGACTCCACAGACAAGCACCCTAAACCCAAGACCCACAAAAGATTATGGCTTAATTAATCATCCAAAACAAGTACACTCAAAAGTACTTTCCAGTCAAAAGATACGCCGGCGGCACGGATGATCCGGATACTCATTCCATCCTTCCTAGCAGCTTCCGAACGGATCGAGACGACATGAGGAAATCTCAAAGATACTCGAATATTACATCTCTAAGAACGTTTCCCAACTCCTTGCCGGCACAATCTACCAACAACAGGATAAAGTACAGTAGTATGCATTGTTACTAGTTACTACTGCCAACTCCAAGAAGATATGGGAAATGCAAGAAGATCACGACTACTCTCACAAGTAGATCAAGCAGACAGTTTACAGTGGTGTGAGCCTTCCAAGTGTAACATGGAGAAGAAAAGCAAGACACTAAGGGGATAAATTTAGATACCAGCCGCATGAAGCACTGACGGATACCTTGAACCTTCATTGCAACCATGCTTAACCGCTGAATCTGCAGATTTGGACACGTATGCTGGGAGCAGAGGCACGATGAGCTGTCTGTTATCTGAAACAATCCTATCTGTCAATGAGATCAAGCTTTTTGTCGCCGACAAGAATAATAAGCTACATTCAGGTTCAGAGATTTGTCCCCTGAGATTAGATAAAGGAGGCAAAAGAAATATTAGCAAGGTTGCATGCATGGGAGGAGGGGAGCTACATGCTTGCCTCCTCTCTATAAAGCCCCAGCGTCCTTCCCAGTTCTGCACCACAGCAAGCTCTAGCCAAAATCATCAGAGAGCAAAGTGTCCGCCTGCTCTGATCACTGCTCACCAGTTCATCAAGTTAACTTGTAGCCATGAGGACTGTGAGCCAGAGCAAGCAGAAGGGGAAGGTGGCCAGAGCGCTGAAAGAGCACAGAGCCAGGCTCTACATCATCCGCCGGTGCATCGTCATGCTCCTCTGCTGGCACGACTGAACTCCGTCCAGTGTTTCCCTCCTTGGAATCTGTCAAGGGTCCATGGGGAGGTTACACTTATAGCTAGGCAACTGTTAGTCAGGACTCAGGAGTAGAACTAGGAAGGCACTCTCAAGGCTGTGCCAGTTTGCACTAAGCAAAGCTCGGCAGGCTGAGACATTCTATCATTTGTTTCATTACTTGCAACTTCTGTTCTCTTTTTTCTCCACACTTTTTACCTTCTGCTATCCAGATAGCAGTGGGATATGGTGGTTTACCATTTTTTGTACATGCTATGTATTGTAGCTAGATGTGTACTTAGAAATGGTTCGGTGAATTCAAACAGAGTTAATCAAATTGTTCTTCAGTGCACTGGAACTCTTGCATTTTTTCTCTAATATTCAAGGGGCTTTTTATGGCTTATGAATATTATAACTCTGTATTTTTCAGTTATGAACAAAAGAACTGCAGCCACCTAGAAAAGCGAACCCTAATAAGTTAATGGAAGCTAATACGGTAGCTCTTCCATCATGCTTGGTACTACCACTATTTTTCCTACAAACAGACATAAACATTGGCCCAGCAGACAGGAAAATGGAAAACTAAAATTGTGAAAATGGAAAACTAAAATTACTTTAACTTGATTGAACCATCATAAAGCAGTAGGCTCAAGGTTGCACAATATCAaaggatggacaggaggtccaCAAAGGAACTAATTAATTACTTTTTTCTCAAAACAGCATGACAGCTGCCTGTCATTACATATTTACATTAGTAAGGAAAAATAACTAATTTACTTGGCTGTCAGAGAGATTAATTTCCAAAAGGCAATTATTAGTCAAGTGCCTAAGCATACTACTGGTACTTGCTAAATGGAATCTGCACTGGCTATATATGTCTTAGCAGAAAGGCTGCAGCCTACCAAAGCCTATTAGCACTCCTTGATTGTCCTTATGTACGCGGGCATTGTACGCATCACAGCTCTAACAAATACCTAAGCAGCCACAAAACAGTAAGATATTGCAGCCACAGATAGGACAAAGTTTGTAATCAACCTGCTGCAGCCTGAGATGGAGAGCAAAATATTACTCATCAGGAATACAGGGCCCTTGTCTTCCGGGAAGAGCAGCTGCTCCTGCATTTCTTAAGGAGCCAGAAACAGAAGAAAACAACACAGGATATATGCAGAGCTGCAGCGGATGTGACCAAGCAGAAGCAAACGAGTTAACAAGAGGACAAACCGCACGCACACGCGCACGCATGTACCAAGGCGATCAGGCACGTGCAGGCCATGAGTCCCTTTATTCCCCATGTCACACACTCACACTGAAGCCGGGCAGTTTCATGTGACCAAGAATTGGCAGCAAACACACTTGCAGTGAGTAAGAATTTGAATTGACATCTGACACGATTCAGCCAATATCTCTGCTCTGATTAGGCTCCCACTCAAAAAAAAAGACATTGTTGTGTTTTAGTCAGCTCCCACTTAGAAAGACGCAGTGTTTTAATCAGCTTCCACTAAAAAAGATTGTAATGCGTTTTTAGTGGATTCCATATATGTGTGCGTGCTAGATCAAGCAATCCAAATTTACACAGTTTTCGTTCTTCAATTAGTGCCTAGTCAACACCATTTGCACATAATAAGAGAAAATACAGGGGAATAAATGAAAAACAGGGAAAAAGTTCATTTCTCCTTTCTATATGCACAAGATCTTAACTATCTTCACTAAGGTATTATTCAAAATATGAATCAATAGCAACGGCCTGGAAGCATGGAGGAAGGGAAACGGGCATATATGACCACACAAACTGATCTCGACTTTATGTAAAATGTTCAAAGCACAAAGCATCTGATATGAGTCAGTTCAAACTGTTAAGAAGTATAGCTTCATAGCTAAAGTTCATCATTCATTCTCAAATAATACAACTTTTGAAGAGAGATTGATAATTATCATCGCCTTAATAAAAAACTGCCATATCCACCTTCTTCCAGTTGTACAAAATATGGCAATCTCAGACTACAGAGCTGGATCTCTCACCCTTGCCTGAAACAACAGGCaagcaagaaaaaaaaaattccaCTAGAACCAGTACATGGCCAGCTATACAGGGCAACTATGCCTAAACTCTAAACCCTACCAAAATGGCAGTGCCCAAAAAACATCCCGTGGAGATCAACATCTAATCACTCCAGCGGAGCAACATGACTACGCAGCGGCGGAAAATGTAAAATCTAGCCCTCTTCTCCCTGAAGGCTCTGTTGAGCCTCCCCATCTGCCTCCCTTGTCCTCCAAGCTTCATGGTCTGGTGAAGAAGAAGCTTGGTGCAAGGCAAATGAGAGAAGGAAGGGATGTGCCAAGATGGACAACTTGTAGTGTTATGTCTAGTGTAGTGGTATGATG is part of the Panicum hallii strain FIL2 chromosome 2, PHallii_v3.1, whole genome shotgun sequence genome and encodes:
- the LOC112883195 gene encoding uncharacterized protein LOC112883195, whose translation is MEKGKKQQQRGKLQRVLREQKARLYIIRRCVVMLLCWSD
- the LOC112883323 gene encoding uncharacterized protein LOC112883323, producing MRTVSQSKQKGKVARALKEHRARLYIIRRCIVMLLCWHD